A single Coraliomargarita sinensis DNA region contains:
- the nuoF gene encoding NADH-quinone oxidoreductase subunit NuoF: protein MAHEETRLIMKYADEPGYTNDIDCYLKHGGYEELKKAVTMKPEDICAEVMDSGVRGRGGAGFPAGMKWKFLDRKSGKPIYLVCNADESEPGTFKDRQIIHKDPHQLIEGMMIAAYAIQAKLAFIYIRGEFFQGYRILEKAIEEAREKNFLGDNILDSGYSCDIIVHRGAGAYICGEETGLIESLEGFRANPRIKPPYFPAALGLYQCPTIVNNVETLCDVKHVVAMGGKEFAKIGTPGNTGTRTWCVSGHVMKPGYYEFACADITLGELIYDVCGGLKPGRKLKAVIPGGSSSKILRADERFTGKLKDGTEYDWGIEDIPMDFDSLMAVGSMSGSGGVIVMDDSTDMVEALANINYFYAHESCGQCTPCREGVPWMRKITQRMVDGEAREEDADLLNSIADQIAGRTICAFGEAASWPVQSFIAKFKDEFVEKAREQAARRKEGEKTAKETTLI, encoded by the coding sequence ATGGCACACGAAGAAACACGGCTCATTATGAAGTATGCGGATGAGCCCGGCTATACCAACGATATCGATTGCTACCTGAAACACGGTGGCTACGAAGAGTTGAAGAAGGCCGTGACCATGAAGCCGGAAGACATTTGCGCGGAAGTGATGGATTCCGGTGTCCGTGGCCGTGGCGGTGCGGGCTTTCCGGCCGGGATGAAGTGGAAGTTTCTTGACCGCAAGTCCGGCAAGCCGATCTACCTGGTGTGCAACGCGGACGAGTCCGAGCCGGGTACCTTCAAGGATCGCCAGATTATTCACAAGGACCCCCACCAGTTGATCGAGGGTATGATGATCGCGGCCTATGCTATCCAGGCAAAGCTCGCTTTTATCTACATCCGCGGTGAATTCTTCCAAGGCTATCGCATTCTGGAGAAAGCGATCGAAGAGGCCCGCGAAAAGAACTTCCTCGGCGACAACATACTCGATTCCGGTTACTCCTGCGACATCATCGTGCATCGTGGTGCCGGCGCTTATATTTGTGGTGAGGAAACCGGCCTGATCGAATCACTCGAAGGCTTTCGTGCCAACCCGCGCATCAAACCGCCGTATTTCCCCGCTGCGCTGGGGCTTTACCAGTGTCCGACCATCGTCAACAACGTCGAGACGCTTTGCGACGTGAAGCATGTGGTCGCCATGGGCGGCAAGGAATTTGCCAAGATCGGCACGCCCGGGAATACCGGCACCCGGACCTGGTGTGTCTCCGGTCATGTGATGAAGCCCGGCTACTATGAGTTTGCCTGTGCGGACATTACGCTCGGTGAGTTGATCTACGATGTCTGCGGTGGACTCAAGCCCGGCCGCAAGTTGAAAGCCGTCATCCCCGGCGGATCCTCATCCAAGATCCTGCGTGCGGACGAGCGCTTTACCGGCAAGCTGAAGGACGGTACTGAATACGATTGGGGCATCGAAGATATCCCCATGGATTTTGACAGCCTGATGGCAGTCGGCTCCATGTCGGGCTCCGGCGGCGTGATCGTGATGGACGACAGCACCGACATGGTCGAGGCCCTGGCCAATATCAACTATTTCTATGCTCACGAGAGCTGCGGCCAGTGCACCCCCTGCCGCGAAGGTGTGCCCTGGATGCGCAAGATCACCCAACGTATGGTCGATGGCGAGGCCCGTGAAGAGGATGCCGACCTGTTGAATTCGATTGCCGACCAGATCGCCGGCCGCACGATCTGTGCCTTCGGCGAAGCAGCCTCCTGGCCGGTGCAAAGCTTTATTGCCAAATTCAAGGACGAGTTCGTAGAAAAGGCCCGTGAACAAGCCGCTCGCCGTAAAGAGGGCGAAAAAACGGCCAAGGAGACGACACTGATTTAA
- the nuoE gene encoding NADH-quinone oxidoreductase subunit NuoE, with amino-acid sequence MNLKPETTEKIDKLVPRYPTKRSAALPLCHLVQEDQGYLSNEAIEWIAQRLELEPINIQEIVTFYPMLRTEPTGKYHVRVCRTLPCALAGAYQTCHRLEKELNVEVGHTSEDGLVTLEYVECHADCGRAPVVMVGEEEYTDIDPDKAGELAAKMKSGELSDGMPD; translated from the coding sequence ATGAATTTAAAACCCGAAACCACCGAGAAAATCGACAAGCTCGTGCCGCGCTATCCCACGAAGCGCAGCGCTGCGCTGCCGCTTTGTCACCTCGTGCAGGAGGATCAGGGTTATCTGTCGAACGAAGCGATTGAGTGGATCGCCCAGCGTCTGGAGCTTGAGCCGATTAACATTCAAGAGATTGTCACCTTCTACCCGATGCTTCGGACCGAGCCCACCGGGAAATACCACGTGCGGGTCTGCCGCACCTTGCCCTGTGCCCTGGCCGGTGCCTATCAGACCTGCCACCGGCTGGAAAAGGAGTTGAACGTCGAGGTGGGGCATACCAGCGAAGACGGCTTGGTGACGCTTGAGTATGTCGAGTGTCATGCCGACTGTGGCCGCGCGCCTGTCGTTATGGTGGGCGAAGAAGAATATACCGATATCGATCCCGACAAGGCCGGCGAGCTAGCCGCCAAGATGAAGTCCGGCGAGCTCTCCGACGGCATGCCCGATTAG